A stretch of Candidatus Sphingomonas phytovorans DNA encodes these proteins:
- a CDS encoding thioesterase family protein, which translates to MSHAFLARHRLRFAHCDAAGIAYYPRLLELADAVIEDWTEQVIGVPRRILHLELGRGLPTVDMRVQFASPSRLGDWLDFALTTERISTSSIDLTLAMSCAGEHRLSAHYTQVLVELDAMRSLPWPADWRARIEGTMQ; encoded by the coding sequence GTGAGTCATGCTTTCTTGGCACGGCACCGCCTTCGCTTTGCGCACTGCGACGCCGCCGGGATCGCTTATTATCCGCGGCTGCTCGAACTCGCCGATGCTGTCATCGAGGACTGGACCGAGCAGGTCATCGGCGTGCCGCGCCGTATCCTCCATCTCGAGCTGGGCCGCGGATTGCCCACGGTCGACATGCGGGTCCAGTTCGCCAGCCCCAGCCGGCTGGGCGACTGGCTCGATTTCGCGCTCACTACTGAACGGATCAGCACCAGCTCGATCGATCTCACCCTCGCCATGTCCTGTGCCGGCGAGCACCGGTTATCCGCGCATTATACCCAGGTGCTGGTCGAGCTGGACGCGATGCGCTCGCTGCCCTGGCCGGCCGACTGGCGTGCCCGTATCGAGGGGACGATGCAGTGA
- a CDS encoding glycosyltransferase family 39 protein produces the protein MLYGGHVRRTFALGLLLGLAALALAGMTGGLSRSFLDPDESAHYVNTLFIADWLRAGLPAPMTFARDFYAHFPKLSIGHWPPGWYALLAPPFAIMRPSPFGAAMISAFIAGLPAVLTGWGLFRSGAPRLAIAAAFVVLLLPLTVESARYFLLDQPVALVVGVAAIAWLAAAEHPSWRRYALFGALAVFATLVKGNGTLVVLIPAIEIGLSRRWRLLADKRLWTVGAITFLLILPWYLISFRISAGGFNYQPGFAYAWASLATNCTAVRDNIGWVGLLLASVGAIHDWRDPRSGPVVRIALATILATLIFQAGVPVALADRYILPLLPWCVLLAALGVRTLWNVHGLGRLAAAASVALAFIVPITTLMHATIKPDLGAPAIARAMVNRPGVWLVDGRAGGEGAVIAAAAYADGGRRRIWVARASQWLSTSDFMGRGYALTARSPREASAILDRLGVRGVVLVGERSKLAYPHSAVLQQALRRSAFHGNTRPFAAGRGAALVAARDAPVVARPDLLAAGSGSRNFSMMTAGTR, from the coding sequence ATGCTCTACGGGGGTCATGTTCGGCGAACTTTCGCACTGGGGCTGCTACTGGGGCTTGCCGCCCTTGCGCTTGCCGGCATGACTGGCGGATTGTCGCGCAGCTTCCTCGATCCCGATGAATCCGCGCATTATGTCAACACGCTCTTCATCGCCGATTGGCTGCGCGCCGGCTTGCCAGCGCCGATGACCTTCGCGCGGGACTTTTACGCGCACTTTCCCAAGCTTTCGATCGGTCATTGGCCGCCGGGCTGGTATGCGCTGCTCGCACCGCCATTCGCGATCATGCGGCCCTCACCATTCGGCGCCGCAATGATAAGCGCGTTCATTGCCGGTCTGCCGGCCGTTCTGACTGGCTGGGGACTGTTCCGGTCGGGCGCACCGCGCCTCGCCATCGCGGCGGCTTTCGTCGTGCTGTTACTGCCGCTGACGGTGGAAAGCGCGCGCTATTTCCTGCTTGATCAGCCGGTGGCGCTTGTCGTCGGCGTTGCCGCGATCGCCTGGCTCGCCGCTGCTGAACATCCCTCCTGGAGGCGCTACGCGCTGTTCGGCGCGCTCGCGGTCTTCGCCACCCTGGTCAAGGGCAATGGCACGCTGGTCGTGCTCATCCCCGCGATCGAGATCGGCCTGTCGCGACGATGGAGGCTGCTTGCGGACAAGCGGCTCTGGACCGTTGGGGCGATCACCTTTCTCCTGATCCTGCCCTGGTATCTGATCTCCTTCCGTATCTCGGCCGGCGGCTTCAACTACCAGCCGGGATTCGCCTATGCTTGGGCCTCGCTTGCGACCAATTGCACGGCGGTCAGGGACAATATCGGCTGGGTAGGGCTGCTCCTCGCGTCGGTCGGGGCGATCCATGATTGGCGGGATCCCCGTTCTGGACCGGTCGTTAGAATCGCTCTCGCTACGATCCTGGCGACGTTGATCTTCCAGGCGGGCGTTCCGGTCGCACTGGCAGATCGCTATATTCTACCGTTGTTGCCATGGTGCGTTCTACTGGCGGCGCTGGGTGTCCGAACGCTGTGGAACGTTCATGGCCTGGGACGTCTTGCCGCCGCAGCAAGCGTTGCCCTCGCTTTCATCGTGCCAATCACGACCTTGATGCATGCGACCATCAAGCCTGATCTAGGGGCTCCGGCGATTGCGCGAGCAATGGTCAATAGGCCGGGCGTCTGGCTGGTCGACGGCCGCGCGGGCGGTGAGGGCGCGGTGATCGCCGCTGCTGCCTATGCCGATGGCGGCCGACGCCGCATCTGGGTTGCGCGCGCCTCACAATGGCTGTCGACCAGCGACTTCATGGGGCGCGGGTACGCGCTGACCGCACGATCGCCGCGCGAAGCGAGCGCCATACTGGACCGGCTTGGTGTGCGCGGTGTCGTTCTTGTCGGCGAACGGAGCAAGCTCGCTTACCCGCACAGCGCTGTTCTCCAGCAAGCCCTTCGTCGATCGGCGTTTCATGGAAACACACGCCCATTCGCCGCCGGTCGTGGTGCTGCCCTCGTCGCCGCGCGGGACGCGCCGGTGGTTGCACGCCCAGATCTGCTCGCTGCCGGTAGCGGCTCGCGTAATTTTTCGATGATGACCGCCGGGACGCGATAA
- a CDS encoding AraC family transcriptional regulator, with protein MHRLPDGAGLLVRAHYPAFEGPIANGPHLRIGLCLGGHTRLVQRVGGARLEGVWRPGTLTITPPDRSGMAACDTARMIGLAIVPDTAIVTQPIDPGRLEQQACHFHEDPLLASVLTALHHEADIHGASTAFFEHGIALILRRLLELDTPQRAGRRTHPLSHARLNRVLAYVDARLGDKLSVVDLAAVAGMDPSGFTRALRARTGLAPYAWLTGLRMERAAQLIVSGMPITQVASHVGYWNAGKFAAAFRRTLGYLPSAAAA; from the coding sequence GTGCATCGCCTGCCGGATGGTGCGGGCCTGCTGGTGCGGGCGCATTATCCAGCGTTCGAAGGACCGATCGCCAATGGTCCGCATTTGCGGATCGGCCTGTGCCTGGGCGGCCACACGCGATTGGTGCAGCGGGTAGGGGGCGCCCGGCTCGAAGGCGTATGGCGGCCTGGCACGTTGACGATCACGCCGCCGGATCGTTCAGGCATGGCGGCATGCGATACGGCGCGGATGATTGGCCTGGCGATCGTCCCCGATACGGCAATCGTGACACAGCCGATCGATCCCGGTCGCCTGGAGCAGCAGGCATGCCATTTCCACGAAGATCCGTTGCTGGCCTCGGTCCTGACCGCCCTCCACCACGAGGCCGACATCCACGGCGCTTCCACGGCGTTCTTCGAGCACGGGATCGCGTTGATCCTGCGACGGCTGTTGGAACTGGACACGCCACAGCGAGCGGGCAGGCGCACGCACCCCCTGTCGCATGCTCGGCTCAACCGTGTCCTTGCCTATGTCGATGCCCGGCTCGGCGACAAGCTGTCGGTCGTAGACCTGGCGGCTGTCGCCGGCATGGATCCCAGCGGGTTCACCAGAGCATTACGCGCACGGACCGGGCTCGCGCCCTATGCGTGGCTGACCGGTCTGCGCATGGAACGTGCGGCGCAGCTCATTGTGTCGGGGATGCCGATCACGCAGGTGGCAAGCCATGTTGGTTATTGGAACGCCGGCAAATTTGCCGCGGCGTTTCGTCGTACGCTCGGCTATTTGCCGTCGGCCGCCGCGGCCTGA
- a CDS encoding LssY C-terminal domain-containing protein → MKAPKPRHWFLLAVLTVALFPAIWFIMAYAGLPRLWSRHEHKLMADRHQLVSYTSQDIPGDPINLRIRGSKSEIICAFSQGGWTSADDVTVGSGLKIAESVVFHRPYPQAPVSPLYVADREEDLAFEREEGKSADKRHHVRLWRIGDEDWLAAASFDRGVGLSLFTLQITHRIGPDVDRERDMIGTLLLNNGGKFLGTVGSGVRGGVWHRNGGGNRYRTDGVVKVFAAGQTCKL, encoded by the coding sequence ATGAAGGCGCCTAAACCGCGACATTGGTTTCTGCTGGCGGTGCTGACTGTCGCCCTGTTTCCCGCCATCTGGTTCATCATGGCCTATGCCGGATTACCGCGGTTGTGGAGCCGCCATGAGCACAAGCTGATGGCGGACAGGCACCAACTGGTTTCCTACACTTCACAAGATATTCCGGGCGATCCCATAAATCTGAGGATCAGGGGATCGAAATCCGAGATCATCTGCGCTTTCTCTCAGGGAGGCTGGACAAGTGCGGATGACGTCACGGTGGGTTCCGGTTTGAAGATCGCGGAAAGCGTCGTGTTCCATCGACCCTATCCGCAAGCGCCGGTCAGTCCGCTCTACGTCGCTGATCGGGAGGAAGACCTTGCGTTCGAGCGGGAGGAAGGCAAAAGCGCAGACAAGCGTCACCATGTCAGGCTGTGGCGCATCGGTGACGAAGATTGGCTGGCTGCGGCAAGCTTCGACCGGGGTGTCGGCCTCAGCCTGTTCACGCTGCAGATTACGCATCGTATCGGACCTGATGTCGATCGCGAACGTGACATGATCGGCACCCTGCTCCTGAACAACGGCGGAAAGTTTCTGGGCACCGTGGGATCGGGCGTTCGGGGCGGCGTGTGGCACCGCAACGGCGGTGGGAATCGCTATCGCACTGACGGGGTCGTCAAGGTTTTCGCTGCCGGACAAACCTGCAAGCTATGA
- a CDS encoding enoyl-CoA hydratase family protein gives MNPASFTPMHFGWEFADGVATVTLNRPERKNPLTFESYAELRDAFRALVYANEVKVVIVTGAGDNFSSGGDVHEIIGPLTAMAMPQLLNFTRMTGDLVKAMRGCPQPIIAALDGVCVGAGAIMAMASDMRLATPETKTAFLFTRVGLAGCDMGACAILPRIIGQGRASELLFTGRVMSASEGERWGFHNRLVERAALMSEARILAASLASGPTFAHGITKTQLATEWAVSIDTAIEMEAQAQALCMATQDFRRAFEAFAEKRSPVFEGN, from the coding sequence ATGAACCCGGCCAGCTTCACCCCCATGCATTTCGGCTGGGAATTCGCCGACGGTGTCGCGACCGTCACGCTCAACCGGCCCGAGCGCAAGAACCCGCTGACGTTCGAGAGCTATGCCGAGCTGCGCGACGCCTTTCGGGCGCTAGTCTATGCCAACGAGGTCAAGGTCGTGATCGTGACAGGCGCGGGCGACAATTTTTCGTCGGGTGGCGACGTCCATGAGATCATCGGCCCACTGACCGCGATGGCGATGCCGCAATTGCTCAATTTCACTCGCATGACGGGCGATCTGGTCAAGGCGATGCGTGGCTGCCCCCAACCCATCATCGCCGCACTCGATGGGGTTTGCGTCGGTGCCGGTGCGATCATGGCGATGGCGTCCGACATGCGGCTAGCGACACCCGAGACCAAGACCGCCTTCCTCTTCACCCGCGTCGGCCTCGCCGGTTGCGACATGGGGGCCTGCGCCATCCTGCCACGCATCATCGGGCAAGGCCGCGCATCCGAACTGCTGTTCACCGGCCGCGTCATGTCAGCGAGCGAAGGAGAGCGCTGGGGGTTCCACAACCGGCTGGTCGAACGCGCCGCGCTGATGAGCGAGGCACGGATACTGGCGGCGTCGCTGGCGAGCGGGCCGACCTTCGCCCACGGCATCACCAAGACCCAGCTCGCCACCGAATGGGCGGTCAGCATCGATACAGCGATCGAGATGGAAGCCCAGGCGCAAGCGCTCTGCATGGCGACCCAGGATTTCCGGCGCGCGTTCGAGGCCTTTGCCGAGAAACGTTCGCCGGTATTCGAGGGCAATTGA
- a CDS encoding acyl-CoA dehydrogenase family protein, translating to MADRAFLDWPFFEPAHRTLGEELDAWCSENIQAHHGGDVDAECRALVRKLGDGGWLRYCVPAAYGGALESLDVRSLALIRETLARHSGLADFVFAMQGLGSGTITLFGTETQKQAYLPAVSRGEKIAAFALTEPASGSDVASMEMTAVEEDNGYTLNGAKTYISNGGIADYYVLFARTGEAPGARGVSTFIVDAGVAGLDASERIEVIAPHPLATLRFDDVRLDANALLGERGRGFAQAMATLDIFRTTVGAAALGFARRALDEATERALTRRLGDGVLADNAVTQATLAEMVLDIETSALLIYRAGWLRDVKQVRNTREAALAKLHATDSAQQVIDKAVQLFGGMGVTVGATVEALYREVRALRIYEGASEVQRMVIAREHLKAFRP from the coding sequence ATGGCTGACCGCGCTTTTCTGGACTGGCCGTTCTTCGAGCCCGCGCACCGCACGCTCGGCGAGGAGCTCGATGCCTGGTGCAGTGAGAACATCCAGGCGCACCATGGCGGCGACGTCGATGCCGAGTGCCGTGCGCTGGTGCGCAAGCTCGGCGATGGCGGCTGGCTGCGCTACTGCGTTCCTGCTGCTTATGGTGGCGCGCTGGAGTCGCTCGACGTACGCTCGCTGGCGCTGATCCGCGAGACGCTCGCGCGCCATTCGGGGCTCGCCGATTTCGTCTTTGCGATGCAGGGGCTCGGCTCCGGCACCATCACCCTGTTCGGCACCGAGACACAGAAGCAGGCCTATCTGCCGGCCGTGTCGCGCGGCGAAAAGATCGCCGCCTTTGCGCTGACCGAACCGGCTTCCGGCTCCGACGTCGCGTCGATGGAGATGACGGCAGTCGAGGAAGACAATGGTTACACGCTCAATGGCGCCAAGACATATATCTCCAATGGCGGCATCGCAGACTATTACGTCCTGTTTGCACGCACCGGCGAGGCGCCCGGCGCCAGGGGTGTCTCGACCTTCATCGTCGATGCCGGTGTCGCAGGCCTCGACGCGAGCGAGCGGATCGAGGTCATCGCACCGCACCCATTGGCGACCTTGCGCTTCGATGATGTCCGACTTGACGCCAATGCACTGCTTGGCGAACGCGGCCGCGGCTTCGCCCAGGCGATGGCGACGCTCGACATCTTCCGCACCACCGTCGGCGCTGCGGCGCTCGGCTTTGCGCGCCGCGCGCTCGACGAGGCGACCGAACGCGCGCTGACCCGCCGGCTCGGCGACGGCGTTCTCGCCGACAATGCCGTGACCCAGGCGACGCTCGCCGAGATGGTGCTCGACATCGAAACCTCAGCGCTGCTCATCTATCGGGCCGGTTGGCTCCGCGACGTCAAGCAGGTCCGCAACACGCGCGAGGCAGCCCTTGCCAAGCTCCATGCGACCGACAGCGCGCAGCAGGTGATCGACAAGGCGGTGCAGCTGTTCGGCGGCATGGGCGTCACCGTCGGGGCAACGGTCGAGGCGCTCTACCGCGAGGTCCGCGCATTGCGCATTTACGAGGGCGCGTCCGAAGTCCAGCGCATGGTGATCGCCCGCGAGCATCTCAAGGCGTTCCGGCCGTGA
- the kynU gene encoding kynureninase translates to MTDFATTRGLFKLPEGIIYLDGNSLGPLPRGVERRLLDTVNAEWGDRLIRAWNEADWMTMPRRIGDRVGRLIGAPTGSVVMGDTLSVKVYQALASALELNPERRVVLTDSGNFPSDIYMAEGLLTSLQRDYELTIVAPEEVEAAIDETVAVLLLTEVDYRTGRRHDMPALIHKAHAAGALVIWDLAHSAGALPVDVTGADTDFAIGCTYKYLNGGPGSPAFIYVAPRFANQVRPALSGWMGHEAPFAFDLSYRPGAGIERMRVGTPPILALATLDAALDVWEGVDMAAIRTASLDLAELFIAEVESRCPDLVLASPRDGARRGSQVSFRHPDGYSVMQALIARGVIGDFRAPDILRFGLTPLYIDKRDIIGAVDILADVIDRRLWDSPEYTTKGLVT, encoded by the coding sequence TTGACTGACTTTGCAACGACCCGTGGCCTGTTCAAGCTTCCCGAGGGCATCATCTATCTCGACGGAAATTCGCTGGGCCCACTGCCACGCGGCGTCGAACGCCGGTTGCTCGACACCGTGAATGCCGAATGGGGTGATCGGTTGATTCGCGCCTGGAATGAAGCTGACTGGATGACCATGCCGCGGCGGATCGGCGATCGGGTCGGCCGCCTGATCGGCGCGCCAACCGGTAGCGTCGTGATGGGGGATACGCTGTCAGTCAAAGTCTATCAGGCTCTCGCGTCGGCGCTCGAGTTGAACCCGGAACGGCGGGTCGTCCTCACTGACAGCGGCAACTTCCCGTCCGACATCTACATGGCGGAGGGGCTGCTGACCTCGCTCCAGCGCGATTATGAACTGACCATCGTAGCGCCCGAAGAGGTCGAAGCGGCGATCGACGAGACTGTCGCCGTTCTTTTGCTGACCGAAGTCGATTACCGAACGGGCCGGCGCCATGACATGCCCGCGCTCATCCACAAGGCGCACGCGGCGGGCGCGCTGGTGATTTGGGATCTTGCACATTCCGCGGGCGCGTTGCCGGTCGATGTCACCGGTGCCGACACGGATTTTGCGATCGGCTGCACCTACAAATATCTGAACGGGGGCCCGGGTTCGCCCGCCTTCATCTATGTGGCGCCGCGGTTCGCCAACCAGGTTCGCCCCGCCCTGTCGGGCTGGATGGGACATGAAGCCCCCTTCGCGTTCGACCTGTCCTATCGTCCCGGTGCCGGCATCGAGCGCATGCGCGTCGGGACCCCACCAATCCTGGCACTCGCCACGCTCGACGCCGCGCTTGATGTCTGGGAAGGCGTCGATATGGCTGCGATCCGTACGGCGTCGCTGGACCTGGCGGAACTGTTCATCGCCGAAGTCGAAAGCCGCTGTCCTGACCTTGTGCTCGCGTCGCCACGCGACGGGGCCCGGCGCGGCAGCCAGGTGTCCTTCCGCCACCCGGATGGATATTCGGTCATGCAGGCGCTCATCGCCCGCGGTGTGATCGGCGACTTTCGCGCTCCCGATATCCTGCGATTTGGCCTGACCCCACTCTACATCGACAAGCGCGATATCATCGGCGCTGTCGACATCCTGGCCGACGTCATCGACCGCCGACTGTGGGATTCGCCCGAATATACGACAAAAGGACTCGTCACATGA
- a CDS encoding AMP-binding protein has product MITAHVDTFVRDRLPPSSLQPEFRFDLPELHYPDRLNAAVALLEGQDPHSVAIINETGSWTYGQLQARSDAIARILVEQEGLVPGNRVLLRGPNTALMFTAWLGVLKAGGVVVATMPILRASEIVTILDRARITHAIVDRRSLSDFRAAQDNASTLRSCLIYDGDAGTGDVEARMATVAPGFEPIATHRDDPALIAFTSGTTGKPKGCVQFHRDILAPADSFARHIIAPSPQDRWLCSAPIAFTFGLGMQLIFPLRFGGVAVTAEQSSPQGLLETIERFGVTILATAPTAYKAMLGIISHIPSSLRLCVSAGEHLPETVWHAWRDATGLEIVNGLGATEMMHIFVSAAGTDNRPGATGRAVPGYEVTILDQAGRAIPTGTGRLAVKGPTGCRYLDDRRQADYVIDSWNVTGDTYRRDEDGYFHFVARSDDMIVSSGYNIGAPEVEKALYGHPAVLECAVIGVPCIERGMKVKAFIVVAEGYTADPSLAKALQDHVKAAIAPYKYPREIAFLDALPKTATGKIQRFALRQASVETKP; this is encoded by the coding sequence ATGATCACGGCGCATGTCGACACGTTCGTTCGTGACCGGCTGCCGCCATCGTCACTCCAGCCGGAATTCCGGTTCGATCTGCCCGAGTTGCATTACCCCGATCGCCTGAACGCGGCGGTTGCCCTGCTTGAAGGTCAGGATCCCCACTCGGTGGCGATCATCAACGAAACGGGCAGCTGGACCTATGGCCAGTTGCAAGCACGCTCGGATGCGATCGCCCGCATTCTGGTCGAACAAGAGGGTCTGGTACCGGGTAATCGCGTATTGTTGCGCGGGCCCAACACAGCGCTGATGTTCACCGCGTGGCTCGGCGTTCTCAAGGCTGGCGGCGTGGTCGTGGCGACGATGCCGATCCTGCGGGCAAGCGAGATAGTGACGATCCTCGATCGTGCGCGAATCACGCATGCGATCGTCGATCGTCGCAGCCTGAGCGATTTCCGGGCGGCGCAGGACAACGCATCCACGCTTCGCTCTTGCCTGATCTATGATGGCGATGCCGGCACGGGCGACGTCGAAGCGCGGATGGCCACCGTCGCGCCCGGGTTCGAGCCGATCGCGACACATCGCGACGACCCCGCGCTTATCGCCTTCACCTCCGGCACGACCGGAAAGCCCAAGGGCTGCGTTCAGTTCCATCGCGACATTCTCGCGCCTGCGGATAGTTTTGCCCGGCACATCATCGCGCCCAGCCCGCAGGATCGGTGGTTATGCTCGGCACCGATCGCCTTCACGTTCGGCCTCGGCATGCAGTTGATCTTCCCGCTGCGCTTCGGCGGCGTCGCGGTCACGGCCGAACAATCCTCCCCGCAAGGCCTTTTGGAGACCATCGAGCGGTTTGGCGTCACGATCCTCGCCACGGCCCCGACTGCCTACAAGGCGATGCTGGGAATCATATCGCACATCCCGTCATCGCTGCGCCTCTGCGTTTCAGCCGGCGAGCACCTTCCCGAGACGGTGTGGCATGCGTGGCGCGATGCGACTGGCCTGGAAATCGTCAACGGCCTCGGCGCGACGGAGATGATGCACATCTTCGTTTCGGCGGCCGGCACCGACAATCGCCCGGGTGCGACCGGCCGCGCGGTCCCCGGGTACGAGGTGACGATCCTCGACCAGGCAGGCCGCGCGATACCGACGGGGACAGGGCGACTTGCTGTTAAGGGCCCCACCGGCTGCCGCTACCTCGATGACCGACGCCAGGCTGACTATGTCATCGATAGCTGGAACGTCACCGGCGATACCTATCGTCGCGATGAGGACGGCTATTTTCATTTCGTGGCGCGCTCGGACGACATGATCGTCTCCAGCGGCTACAATATCGGCGCGCCCGAGGTGGAAAAGGCGCTGTATGGGCATCCGGCCGTGCTGGAGTGCGCGGTGATCGGCGTACCCTGTATCGAGCGCGGCATGAAGGTGAAAGCGTTCATCGTAGTGGCGGAGGGATATACGGCTGACCCGAGCCTGGCGAAAGCGCTGCAGGATCACGTCAAGGCGGCGATCGCTCCTTATAAATATCCGCGCGAAATCGCTTTTCTCGATGCGCTGCCGAAGACCGCTACCGGCAAGATCCAGCGTTTTGCGCTGCGCCAGGCATCCGTGGAGACAAAACCTTGA
- the kynA gene encoding tryptophan 2,3-dioxygenase — protein MSFDGRMSYGDYLRLDLIFDAQSPLSDAHDELLFIIQHQTSELWMKLAIHELRTAIGAIRDDHLQPAFKMLARVSRIFEQLNSAWDVLRTMTPSEYTSFRDSLGQSSGFQSHQYRAIEFLLGNRNLAMLKPHAHREDITALLEAILATPSLYDETLRLLARTGLDIGSDAERTDWRASRQENPQVLAAWARIYRAPEEHWALYELAEKLIDLEDYFRRWRFNHVTTVERIIGLKAGTGGTGGVSYLRRMLDTVLFPELWKVRTEL, from the coding sequence ATGTCTTTTGACGGCCGCATGTCCTACGGCGACTATCTCCGTCTCGACCTCATCTTCGATGCCCAGTCACCCTTGTCGGATGCGCACGACGAACTGCTGTTCATTATCCAGCACCAGACATCCGAACTGTGGATGAAACTGGCGATACACGAACTCCGCACAGCGATCGGGGCGATCCGCGACGATCATCTTCAACCCGCGTTCAAGATGCTCGCCCGAGTCTCGCGCATCTTCGAGCAATTGAATAGCGCGTGGGACGTCCTGCGGACGATGACGCCAAGCGAATATACGAGTTTCCGGGATTCACTCGGCCAGTCGTCCGGCTTCCAATCGCATCAATATCGCGCAATCGAGTTCCTCCTGGGCAACCGCAACCTCGCGATGCTCAAGCCGCATGCCCATCGGGAAGACATCACCGCGCTCCTGGAGGCGATCCTTGCCACGCCGAGCCTGTACGATGAAACGCTTCGCTTGCTGGCGCGGACGGGTTTAGACATTGGCTCGGATGCTGAACGGACCGACTGGCGCGCCTCACGGCAGGAGAATCCGCAGGTCCTTGCGGCCTGGGCGAGAATCTACCGCGCCCCGGAAGAACATTGGGCGCTTTACGAACTGGCCGAAAAGCTCATCGATCTCGAAGACTATTTCCGCCGATGGCGGTTCAACCACGTCACCACCGTTGAGCGCATCATTGGTTTGAAGGCGGGAACCGGCGGGACGGGCGGCGTTTCCTATCTCCGCCGCATGCTCGACACGGTATTGTTTCCCGAATTGTGGAAAGTCAGAACCGAGCTCTGA
- a CDS encoding RidA family protein, whose translation MSVHDILQPPGRVRPKGYANGIAARGRMVFTAGVIGWNAEEVIETEDFVGQFRQVIINTLAILAEAGAGPEHIVRMTWYITDRDEYLAAGREIGAVYREMLGRNFPAMAVVIVAGLIERRAKLEIETTAVVPER comes from the coding sequence GTGAGTGTCCATGATATCCTGCAACCCCCTGGCCGGGTTCGCCCCAAGGGATATGCCAACGGCATCGCCGCGAGAGGCCGGATGGTTTTCACGGCCGGCGTGATCGGCTGGAATGCCGAAGAGGTCATCGAGACGGAAGACTTTGTCGGCCAGTTCCGCCAGGTGATCATCAACACGCTCGCCATCCTGGCCGAAGCCGGCGCGGGCCCCGAGCATATCGTCCGCATGACCTGGTACATTACCGACCGCGACGAATATCTCGCGGCGGGGCGCGAGATCGGTGCGGTCTATCGTGAGATGCTTGGACGAAATTTCCCGGCAATGGCCGTGGTCATCGTTGCCGGCCTGATCGAACGAAGGGCGAAGCTCGAGATCGAAACCACCGCGGTGGTGCCCGAGCGATGA
- a CDS encoding MarR family transcriptional regulator — protein sequence MTAKPAIIEKHEGALDDRASVRIWLRLLSCTMTIEKLVQRRLGAEFASTLPRFDVLAALDRSVGGMTMSELSRTLLVANGNVTAIIQSLRRDEMVVTTPHPTDKRSSVVSLSDAGRAHFNDMAAAHHGWIDDLFASLTPDEGDALYAALGHLKSSLGEATRKEQP from the coding sequence GTGACGGCGAAACCCGCCATCATCGAAAAGCATGAAGGCGCGCTCGACGACCGCGCCAGCGTGCGCATCTGGCTGCGCCTGCTCAGCTGCACGATGACGATCGAGAAGCTGGTCCAGCGCAGGCTGGGTGCGGAGTTCGCCAGCACCCTGCCGAGGTTCGACGTTCTCGCAGCCCTCGACCGCAGCGTCGGCGGCATGACGATGAGCGAGCTGTCTCGGACCCTCCTCGTCGCCAATGGCAATGTCACGGCGATCATCCAGTCGCTCCGTCGAGATGAGATGGTCGTCACCACCCCGCATCCCACCGACAAAAGATCATCGGTGGTCAGCCTGAGCGATGCCGGGCGGGCGCATTTCAACGACATGGCCGCCGCCCATCATGGCTGGATCGACGATCTCTTCGCCAGCCTGACGCCTGACGAAGGCGATGCGCTCTATGCCGCGCTCGGCCATCTCAAATCCTCGCTCGGCGAGGCGACCCGAAAGGAACAGCCATGA